From the Actinopolymorpha singaporensis genome, the window CCTGCTGCGCGAGGTGCTCGGCCTGCTGCGCCCGGGCGGCACGCTCGCCGTGCACGAGTACTCCGTCGCCGGCTCCGCGCTCAGCCGCGCCGTCTGGCGGGCGGTGTGCGCGTCGATCATCGTGCCGATGGGGCGGGCGGTGTCCGGTCACCCCGCGTTGTACGAACACCTGCGGCACAGCGTGCTGCACTTCGACAGTGTCGAGCAGCTGTCCGCGCGGCTGCGGGCGGCGGGGTTCACCCGGGTGCGGGTGGCCCCGATGACGGGCTGGCAGCGCGGGATCGTGCACACGTTCCTGGCCAGCCGGCCCGCCACCGGCGCGGTCGCCGAGCGTGCCGGCGAGGAGGACGGCGAGCACGTCGGCGAACTGGTGAACGTGAGCGACGACGGAGCGGGGCCGCCGCGACCGCCGGGACGGGACCGCCGGGTGACACTGCTCCCCGTCCCCACGGTGCACCTGGTGCCGCGACCGCCGGACAGTCCGCGGGTCGCCGTCGTCGGCGGCGGCATCGCCGGGGTGAGCGCCGCGGTCGCGCTGGCCGAACGCGGCGTCCGGGTCGTCCTGTTCGAACGCGAGCCACAGCTCGGCGGGCGGTTGGCCGGCTGGCCCACCCGGCTGAACGACGGCAGCGAGGTCACCATGACCCGCGGCTTCCACGCCTTCTTCCGGCAGTACTACAACCTGCGCGCCCTGATCGAGCGGGTCGACCCCGGACTCGGCTCACTCGTCCCGCTGCGCGACTATCCCCTGCTGCACGCAGACGGTGTACGGGACACGTTCACCCGGGTGCCGAGGACGCCCCCGCTGAATGCCGCCGTCTTCGCCGCGACCAGCCCGACGTTCGCCGCCCGCGACTTCCTCCGGCTGAAGCCGCGGGCCGCGCTGCCGATGGTTGACGTGTCGGTGCCCGACGTCTACCACCGGCTGGACGACGTGGACGCGCTCACCTTCCTGAACCGCATCGGATTCCCGGCGGCGGCGCGCGACCTGGCCTTCTCGGTGTTCTCCCGGAGCTTCTTCGCCGACCCGCGCGACCTGTCCGCGGCCGAGCTGGTGACGATGTTCCACCTGTACTTCCTCGGCTCCAGCGAGGGGCTGCTGTTCGACGTGCCGTCGGCGCCGTTCCCGCGGGCGTTGTGGAACCCGCTCGCGGCGTACCTCTACGACCGCCGTGCGCAAGTGGAACTTGACACCCCGGTGCGATCGGTCGAGCCGAGTGCTGCCGGCGGGGGTGGCCGTACGCACCTCGTGCACACCGACTCGGCGCTCTACGACGTGGACGGCGTGGTGCTTGCCGCCGACGTGCCCGGTCTGCGGTCCCTGGTCACCGGGTCCTCGGCGCTCGGCACTCCCGAGTGGCGGGACCAGCTCGCCGGACTGCCGAGCGCGCCGGCGTTCCTCGTCTCCCGGTTGTGGCTGTCGGAGCCGGTGCGAGCCGACCGGCCGGCGTTCGCCGGTACGGCGGGATACGGTCCGCTGGACAACGTGAGCGTGCTGGACAGGTACGAGGACGAGGCCCGGGACTGGGCGGGGCGCACCGGCGGCTCGGTGGTCGAGCTGCACGCTTACGCCGTGCCCGAGGGCACCGACCCGGACAAGCTGCGCCACGAACTGCTCGGCCAGCTGCACCGGGTGTTCCCGGAGACCGCCGACGCGACCGTGGTGGACGAACGTCACGAGTTCCGTGCGGACTGCCCGCTCTTCCCGCCCGGCGGGTTCGACCGGCGGCCCACGGTCACCACTCCGGACCCGGCCGTCGTGGTCGCCGGCGACCTGGTGCGGGTGGACGCCCCGGTGGCGTTGATGGAACGCGCAGCCACCAGCGGCCTGCTCGCGGCCAACCACCTGCTCGCCCGATGGGGCCGCCCGACGCATCCGGTGTGGAGTGTCCCGAACGCCGGCCGGTGGCGGGCGCTGCGGGCGCTGTCCCGCCGGTACGCCCGGACGTCCTAGGGTCTGGCGTCAGGCGAGAGGCTGAGCCGGACGAAGGCCGGCGTGCACAAGGGTCACGAGCGCGCCGTCGGGACCGAGCGCGACGTCGACGTGCCAGCATGCTCTCATGGCTGAGCAGCGGCCCGAGGGCGGCTTCTCGCGCCAGCGCCGGACCATGGCTCGAACGGCGGCCCTCAGCCGGGGAATCGGCCTGTGCTGCGCAGCTCGTACCGGCGTTCGGCGTAGGCCAGGTCGTCCTTCCACAGCCGGCGCGCGGCGACCCGCATGAGCGGTCGCACCGCCGGTGCGACCCGCCTGGCCAGGGCGAAGCCGGGCCGCCCCGAGTAGGCGATCGTCGCCTCGATCACCGCGGTCAGCGGCCGGCCCTGTTCGTCGGGTCCGAGCGGGGTGGCGTGGGTCTCCACGGCGCTGGTCGCGCCCTCGCCGTCGAGGATGTGCATGACGACGGTGCGCGGCTCGGGACAGCTGAACGCCACCCGCACCGGCACGCCGACCCGGCCGGCGACCCGGAAGGTCACCTCCACCACGAGGTTGTCGTCCTCGGGCGCGGGATCACGCGGGGCGTCCAGCACCTTCAGATGTGCGAAGGAGTACGGGTGGAACCACGCGCCGTGCCACGGGTCGAGCCGGTTGGCCACGACGTCGGCGGGTTCACACCGGCCG encodes:
- a CDS encoding FAD-dependent oxidoreductase: MTDRLLRPSQVVEGFDEAADTYDLLVGSNPGYHAHLRRSARRLVPPSGDGSGLGLLDLGCGTGASTAALLRVAPRARVVAVDGSAGMLAQARRKPWPAGVTFVHADASDLTAGLAAAGENGPFDGVLAAYLVRNLDDPDTLLREVLGLLRPGGTLAVHEYSVAGSALSRAVWRAVCASIIVPMGRAVSGHPALYEHLRHSVLHFDSVEQLSARLRAAGFTRVRVAPMTGWQRGIVHTFLASRPATGAVAERAGEEDGEHVGELVNVSDDGAGPPRPPGRDRRVTLLPVPTVHLVPRPPDSPRVAVVGGGIAGVSAAVALAERGVRVVLFEREPQLGGRLAGWPTRLNDGSEVTMTRGFHAFFRQYYNLRALIERVDPGLGSLVPLRDYPLLHADGVRDTFTRVPRTPPLNAAVFAATSPTFAARDFLRLKPRAALPMVDVSVPDVYHRLDDVDALTFLNRIGFPAAARDLAFSVFSRSFFADPRDLSAAELVTMFHLYFLGSSEGLLFDVPSAPFPRALWNPLAAYLYDRRAQVELDTPVRSVEPSAAGGGGRTHLVHTDSALYDVDGVVLAADVPGLRSLVTGSSALGTPEWRDQLAGLPSAPAFLVSRLWLSEPVRADRPAFAGTAGYGPLDNVSVLDRYEDEARDWAGRTGGSVVELHAYAVPEGTDPDKLRHELLGQLHRVFPETADATVVDERHEFRADCPLFPPGGFDRRPTVTTPDPAVVVAGDLVRVDAPVALMERAATSGLLAANHLLARWGRPTHPVWSVPNAGRWRALRALSRRYARTS